DNA sequence from the Polyodon spathula isolate WHYD16114869_AA chromosome 19, ASM1765450v1, whole genome shotgun sequence genome:
AGCGGAATGTAACGGCTATTAAAGGACCAGGTGGAAAGTGGATGATTCCTCCAGAAGCTAAGGAATCTATGGATAAAAGCAAAATCGGATTGAAAGGTAGGGACATGGACTGACCGACCGCAAAGCCAATTACAAACAGATATTAACTTCATTTTATTGTagtaaaatgtcttttaaatgctCATATGAAACACCTTATACTATACCATATTTCTGACAAGATTCCGACTTTGGCATTTCTTGCTAATCCTTTTACATTGTGTCTTTGGACACAACTGCATTTTGTATTGGAGTATCATAAAGAAAAATTTTAAAAGTCTCCCAGTAATGGattgaatttatttatgttttaaggaCCTTTGAAGACGCCGATTGCTGCGGGCCACCCATCGATGAATCTGCTGCTTCGTAAAACCTTTGACCTTTATGCAAATGTTCGTCCCTGTGTGTCGATCGAAGGCTACAAGACCCCCTACACTGATGTGGACCTAGTCACAATTCGAGAGAACACGGAGGGAGAATACAGTGGGATTGAACATGTGGTATGCATCATACAATATAGCAAGTTTTAGAATAGTTTCCTGTACCACTGAATCGTGAGTTGAATTGCTTTCCCTCTTCCATTCActgctattaaaataatattttaagtgcaaaatgaattagaaaagcactattttttttttttttttttttttaatagaactgacattaaatattttttatatcctTAACAGTGGCTATACAGTATACTGTCGAAGTTACTAAcatatcttgttttatttttattcccatTTCAGATTGTTGATGGAGTGGTTCAGAGTATAAAACTGATTACTGAAAGTGCCAGCCAGCGTATAGCTCAGTTTGCATTTGAGTATGCCAGAAACAACCAAAGAAGCACAGTTACAGCTGTACACAAGGCTAACATTATGTAAGTGTCATTTTGACTTATTTTTCTAACCATTGCCTGTAGTATTTTACACTGTTCAGAAAATCAAGCAACTCAGCTTAAAAAACTATTCAGGGTTTGGTTAATGGTGTAAATCTTTTTTGTGCCACTAGTGAAATGCTTATATATTTCAGCTTTAACTCTGCACTTTTTTGCAGGCGCATGTCAGATGGTCTTTTTCTAAGAAAATGCCGGGACGTAGCTGAAAACTACAAAGATATTAAATTCACTGAAATGTACCTGGACACAGTATGTCTGAATGTGAGTATTATTAACTTTGTTATATTTCAATTTAGCGCATGTGAATTTAGCATTCATGAAAGGACAATGACATTGCCTACAATCAGGCACGATTCTGACCGTTGTAACGGGCTGTGTGACTCTGTCCTGTCCCGTGTAAGATGAGGTTAAACGCTCTAAAACCCTGAATGCAGATAAGcctggctcttctgcattgtggttaagacgctcaccTGCAGTGCACAGGGTTGTTAGTTTGTGCATAGTCTCTGCCTTGTTAAGCTGGCCCAATGAAACCTTTCATTTTGGGATTCAGTCTCCCAGGAAGAGGTTGCAACTTGAGGGCTCTAGATAATcgttagtgatttttttttttttttttttttttttttttttaataattttgtatttaccaCATGGATGGGGATGTATGTTCCCaatgtacttgtttttttgtcccttcttacatgtttttttattcctCTCTTAGATGGTGCAAGACCCAACTAGTTTTGATGTACTTGTAATGCCAAACTTGTATGGCGATATCCTCAGGTTAGTATAAAACACCTGCCACATCACTAAGGGTTATTCCGGTATCCCTCTATGGAACTAGAGGATCCTCAGTACGCATActttatgcaatttttttttaaacagcagtgaaAAGGTAAACTGAAGAGAttactgcaatatatattttacattacacatttaaatgGAATGTTTAGAAACAATAGAAATAGAATTGCATGCATTGTTATTTAATACAATCAATTTAATAAGGGAACTGTAAGTATTTTCAGGAACACAGTATGTTAGCACACTAAAAATGTTGCTGAGATTTAGAAGGCCACTTGAGTAAAAAGCTAAATGAATTGGTCTTGGGTGTTAAAACggctttttttattgcagtgattTGTGTGCTGGCTTGATTGGAGGTCTTGGAGTGACACCCAGTGGTAACATTGGCGCCAACGGAGTTGCCATATTTGAATCGGTAGGTTGAAAAACCACAGATGGGCATCCTAAAAGGAATAGTGTATGTGAAATAGTATTTCACAGTTGGTGGAATTACGGTGGTCTTGCAGATCGTCAACTCAAAATTACACCTTGCATGCTTGAAAGCTGTAAAAAGGACTACAAGATGATAGTGCACATATACAAAGCCTATGAATGTCATATCTTGTATTTTTGGTGCATATCATACTGTGTAGTTTAACTTTGCATTCTGATTAcaatgaagcagttctgtaaatgtcatttttggttttgttatttgtaaatgAAATGCTGCAGTGATGTCCTGTACCTGCTGTTCTTTTAAAGGTGCATGGAACAGCCCCGGACATCGCAGGGAAGGATCTTGCTAACCCCACTGCTCTCCTATTGAGTGCTGTTATGATGCTGCGCCACATGGGACTCCACGACCATGCCAAGAAAATTGAGAAGGCCTGCTATGATACTATTGAGAGCGAAACAGTATGTCTTGGCTATTTTAGTTAAGACTTGCACTTCAGTTTTCTGATTGGTTGAAACTTGTATtaacactgacttttttttttttctcctaggTGCGGACCAAAGATCTTGGAGGAAATGCAAAGTGTTCAGAATTCACAAATGAAATCTGTCGCAGGGTACAGGATCAGGACTAAGATTCCTTGCTGCTTTTATTGGTAAAACCAGTTTGCTGGCTCACTTGTATCAATGCATGTCTATGGGTCTCTCATTTACAAATTCCACTATATATCTATGAAATAAGCAACTCCTGTGTGGACCTTTATTGaatgtgtcattttgttttgaacaGCAAAACAATCCTTGTCCTCATGCCTTTAATGGACTGtgactgtctgtttttttttttttattgcctacaTATTCCTTATTTATTGACAAAGTACATTCTATATGCAAtgctttttgtaaaactgtagCTATGGTTGGTTCTTATGTCcattaaacagtgttttgaaaCAAGCATTTGTTTCTATGAGTGATGTTTTTGACTCatacttttcatgtttttaacCCTTTTGGCCTTAAACATTAACCTAGGAGTAACTAAAGTAGCAATTTTGGACTATGTTAGCCAAGTTAACATGGTCTGCTAGCTTTTAAGGGAACTATCTTAGGGATGGGGTCGGGTTATACTGTTTATGCATTTAAAGTAAATTCAAACTTCAAAATTGAAATAATTgctaaatacagtaatccatcgcgtaTCCGCCCATCACATATCTACTaaatctttctaaacaagggatttggggggagctctctaataaaagctgaatctcaaaataataattgtgatatcgtaatttttacagctgtgtataatggtacttAAAACGGGATTCATTATCCGACTTTGTACATATCCGCCcctactctggtcccaccacagtcggatactcgatggattactgtacagtGAAATAATTTCAAAAAGAGCACCACTGAGGCTGAGGGAACTGGTCCAAATATTGAGATGGTCAAATCTTTTGAATTGCAAGGTCTGTATAATCTGAAAGGGACTGACAGAGTGATCTTTTTATACACATACTGTAGTGCTTGTCCAAAGAATTAAGTTCTCAATACTCTCCTACCAGTAAGTGGCTACGTGTAAGTGGTAGTCATTTCTCGTCTCGTTCCAGTATCAAACAAGCGGCAGTTAGTTCAATCTGCAGCCTGCAATCAAATCTGCAATAAGATATTACACAAAAGTAATTTCACCTGTTTGTATAACTGTTATTTCTAAGTGAATTTGCCAATCTCCAATATTTCACTGAGATTCTAATATATTTTCTGATTTCATGTTCAACCAGAAATCTTGCATTGGTTGCTCATTAGGTAATCTCCACTGTGTGTAAATTAGAGAGATCAAGTTCTTAGAGCCTGCAATCCCAATTGTACTGAGTCCCAGCTGAAGTCAAATTTCCATCTGCTGCCTGTGGAAATGAACAAATCTGATTTCAAACTGCTTTCAAGTCAATCCCAGTGACAAATGGAAGTTTATCCTAATTGTGATCAGGATTATTACTCACAGCTTTCCACATGCATTACAACATTATACTAACTAGTTAATGActcaaaagaaaaatgtgtgtgtaatttgAAATTAATTATAGTTGTAATGCATGTGTCATCTTCTCCATTTTGCTAAAATCTTTAAGGATGAACTTTTAAGCACAATATGGTCAGTACAGCAATTTATCAGTTTTATTGACTCAAGTGGGTTTGCTAAATTTTTTATCTAGCAGTCTAACAAGTCAAACACAATGTTAGAAAGTGTTAGGAGTATATCTATTCACCAGGTATACCCTTATTGTGGCTATGAACCCAGGAAAATAATTGACCTCCCAGATATAAGAAGCTTATGCAATTTCACATTTATTAATAAGAATTCTTAATCCATAGTGTTTATAATGTTACATCTTCTAGAATGATGCCTGCAGTCTTTCTGGAACATTAGGAAGGGGTGTGTTCTCCCACAATGGAAAGTCCCAACGAGACTTTTCTTCTGAGCATGTTTTGTCCCTTGTTGCTTATGACTGATGTGATAGATTCTTGGGGAAGCTGGAGAGTGTCTGGTCATGATACAAAGCTGCCGTTTAGCCACCAGAAGCATCTATTTTTAAGAGCATGCTACCATACATCACAACAAGCAGATCGTTATGTTTTAATTAGTGATGGCATCAAAGTTTTTtgctggctggtttcacagaccccattaATGCTACTCTTGGTCTACCTTAcataaggtaacattaggtaatcCAATAGtggtgctaatctgggtctgggAACTCAGTCATTGGCGTTTACAACGTGTGTACCGTATAATAATCAAAAATACGAGATTGTAGAATTTTGTTAGATGAATGGAGATCTCTTAAAGTTAAGGGTAATGTAAGAGTCAGGTTAATGTTAAAACTAATATTTTGATCTATAAGACAACATAAATCAACAAAGTGCCAGCATTGCAGATGGAGGTACTAATCAATAAAGCTGTTTAATACAGACATTTTCTTCCAATTCAAAGGTTTTTGTCTAATGTActtctactgtaatacaaaatataaaaattggGACTATGTGGTAAGCAGCTGTTATTTTAGACATATCATAATTTAACTGTCATATGCTAATACTGTGTTAAACTTTGCatatacaattacattaaatttGAAACTATCTACCAGATTCAGTACAACAAGCTAAGATTTCAGTtggaaaaagtatatatatattttttttttttacttaatgtaGAAACTCTCAATTTCATTACTGTACATCTGAAGAACTGACAGTCTCCGGAGCTTCATCGTGGgacctaaaaacaaataaagacacaAACTTAGCTGAGTCTGGTAATCAGTGTGGTGCAGGTTGAAGCGCACAATTCTTCACTTACGCGCTTTGGTGGATATCGTATACCGCTGCAACTTATTTCCTTACCAAGTTCTCCACCCAGGATAGAAAAATCCTTCTTCAGGACCGTCCATTTCTGAATGCGCTGAGCGTTAGAAGCGGCTGCCCTGTTGACTCTGGCAATGCCTTCTTGAATGGCCTTGTACACA
Encoded proteins:
- the LOC121294783 gene encoding isocitrate dehydrogenase [NAD] subunit alpha, mitochondrial-like isoform X1, with product MAGNAWRSTIQNLLGKYGLWLAGKEKPQPQEVSRVLGAVKKQTSATRGFAGGVQTVTIIPGDGIGPEISDAVIKIFDSAQVPIHWEERNVTAIKGPGGKWMIPPEAKESMDKSKIGLKGPLKTPIAAGHPSMNLLLRKTFDLYANVRPCVSIEGYKTPYTDVDLVTIRENTEGEYSGIEHVIVDGVVQSIKLITESASQRIAQFAFEYARNNQRSTVTAVHKANIMRMSDGLFLRKCRDVAENYKDIKFTEMYLDTVCLNMVQDPTSFDVLVMPNLYGDILSDLCAGLIGGLGVTPSGNIGANGVAIFESVHGTAPDIAGKDLANPTALLLSAVMMLRHMGLHDHAKKIEKACYDTIESETVRTKDLGGNAKCSEFTNEICRRVQDQD
- the LOC121294783 gene encoding isocitrate dehydrogenase [NAD] subunit alpha, mitochondrial-like isoform X2; amino-acid sequence: MAGNAWRSTVSRVLGAVKKQTSATRGFAGGVQTVTIIPGDGIGPEISDAVIKIFDSAQVPIHWEERNVTAIKGPGGKWMIPPEAKESMDKSKIGLKGPLKTPIAAGHPSMNLLLRKTFDLYANVRPCVSIEGYKTPYTDVDLVTIRENTEGEYSGIEHVIVDGVVQSIKLITESASQRIAQFAFEYARNNQRSTVTAVHKANIMRMSDGLFLRKCRDVAENYKDIKFTEMYLDTVCLNMVQDPTSFDVLVMPNLYGDILSDLCAGLIGGLGVTPSGNIGANGVAIFESVHGTAPDIAGKDLANPTALLLSAVMMLRHMGLHDHAKKIEKACYDTIESETVRTKDLGGNAKCSEFTNEICRRVQDQD